Proteins encoded in a region of the Tachyglossus aculeatus isolate mTacAcu1 chromosome 11, mTacAcu1.pri, whole genome shotgun sequence genome:
- the ATP6V1A gene encoding V-type proton ATPase catalytic subunit A, producing the protein MDFSKLPKIGDEDHESAFGFVHGVSGPVVTACNMAGAAMYELVRVGHSELVGEIIRLEGDMATIQVYEETSGVSVGDPVLRTGKPLSVELGPGIMGAIFDGIQRPLSDISNQTQSIYIPRGVNVSALSRDLKWDFTPCKNLRVGSHITGGDIYGLVNENSLIRHKIMLPPRSRGTVTYLAPAGHYDASDVVLELEFEGIKEKFTMVQVWPVRQVRPVTEKLPANHPLLTGQRVLDALFPCVQGGTTAIPGAFGCGKTVISQSLSKYSNSDVIIYVGCGERGNEMSEVLRDFPELTMEVDGKVESIMKRTALVANTSNMPVAAREASIYTGITLSEYFRDMGYHVSMMADSTSRWAEALREISGRLAEMPADSGYPAYLGARLASFYERAGRVKCLGNPEREGSVSIVGAVSPPGGDFSDPVTSATLGIVQVFWGLDKKLAQRKHFPSVNWLISYSKYMRALDEYYDKHFTEFVPLRTKAKEILQEEEDLAEIVQLVGKASLAETDKITLEVAKLIKDDFLQQNGYTPYDRFCPFYKTVGMLSNMISFYDMARRAVETTAQSDNKITWSVIREHMGEILYKLTSMKFKDPEKDGEAKIKADYAQLFEDMQNAFRSLED; encoded by the exons ATGGATTTCTCCAAACTCCCCAAGATCGGCGATGAGGACCATGAGAGCGCCTTTGGTTTTGTTCATGGAGTCTCAGGCCCCG TGGTGACGGCTTGCAACATGGCCGGAGCGGCCATGTATGAACTTGTGCGCGTTGGCCACAGCGAGCTGGTCGGAGAGATTATCCGGCTGGAGGGTGACATGGCCACCATCCAAGTGTACGAAGAGACCT CCGGCGTATCTGTGGGCGACCCAGTCCTGCGAACGGGGAAGCCCCTGTCGGTGGAGCTCGGCCCCGGCATCATGGGAGCCATCTTCGACGGGATCCAGAGACCGCTGTCAGACATCAGCAATCAGACCCAGAGCATCTACATCCCCAGGGGCGTCAACGTGTCCGCCCTCAGCCGCGACCTCAAGTGGGACTTCACGCCTTGCAAGAACCTTCGg GTGGGCAGTCACATCACAGGCGGCGACATCTATGGGCTTGTCAACGAGAACTCGCTCATCAGGCACAAAATCATGCTTCCCCCGCGCAGCAGAGGGACAGTGACCTACCTCGCTCCTGCCGGCCACTACGACGCTTCG GACGTGGTGCTGGAGCTGGAGTTTGAGGGGATCAAAGAGAAGTTCACCATGGTTCAGGTGTGGCCTGTCCGCCAGGTCCGCCCCGTCACGGAGAAGCTGCCGGCCAACCACCCTCTGTTGACCGGCCAGCGGGTCCTGGATGCCCTTTTTCC TTGTGTTCAGGGCGGGACCACGGCCATCCCCGGGGCCTTCGGCTGTGGGAAGACTGTCATCTCCCAGTCTCTCTCCAAGTACTCCAACAGTGACGTGATCATCTACGTGGGCTGTGGCGAGCGAGGAAATGAGATGTCTGAAGTGCTGAGGGACTTCCCAGAG CTTACGATGGAAGTGGATGGTAAAGTGGAGTCTATAATGAAGAGGACGGCTTTGGTTGCCAATACCTCCAACATGCCGGTGGCTGCTAGAGAAGCCTCTATCTACACCG GGATTACCCTCTCCGAGTATTTCCGAGACATGGGCTATCACGTCAGCATGATGGCAGATTCCACCTCCCGCTGGGCTGAGGCCCTCAGAGAGATCTCGGGGCGCCTAGCTGAAATGCCTGCCG ACAGTGGTTATCCTGCCTACCTGGGGGCCCGGCTGGCCTCTTTCTACGAGCGGGCTGGCCGTGTCAAGTGTCTCGGAAACCCAGAGCGGGAAGGGAGCGTCAGCATTGTGGGAGC GGTTTCCCCACCTGGTGGTGACTTCTCCGATCCAGTCACTTCGGCGACCCTGGGCATCGTTCAG GTGTTCTGGGGCTTGGACAAGAAGCTGGCCCAGCGCAAGCACTTCCCCTCAGTCAACTGGCTCATCAGCTATAGCAAGTATATGCGGGCCTTGGACGAGTACTACGACAAGCATTTCACCGAGTTCGTCCCCTTGCGAACCAAGGCCAAGGAGatcctgcaggaggaggaggacctggcCGAGATTGTGCAGCTGGTGGGCAAG GCCTCCTTGGCGGAAACGGATAAGATCACCCTGGAGGTTGCAAAGCTGATCAAAGATGACTTCCTTCAGCAGAATGGTTACACTCCTTACGACAG gtTCTGCCCCTTCTACAAGACCGTCGGGATGCTTTCCAACATGATATCTTTTTATGACATGGCCCGCCGAGCGGTCGAGACCACTGCCCAGAGCGACAACAAGATCACTTGGTCTGTCATCCGCGAGCACATGGGCGAGATTCTCTATAAACTTACCTCCATGAAGTTCAAG GATCCAGAGAAGGATGGTGAGGCTAAGATCAAGGCTGACTACGCCCAGCTCTTCGAGGATATGCAGAATGCGTTCCGCAGCCTTGAAGACTAG